The Elgaria multicarinata webbii isolate HBS135686 ecotype San Diego chromosome 13, rElgMul1.1.pri, whole genome shotgun sequence region ATTGTTAAAAACCTTCACTTGGAGAAGTGAAGAAACAACGTAAGCCAGGATGGGTGTGTATACAGCCGACGGTCAAACCATACCTGCTGCAGGTCTTCATAACTGTTGAAGAAGGCATTGGGTCTCCCCTTCACCTCCAACCAAATTTTACATGGTCAAACCAGGAACCATACACCACTGGAAGAGCAAAGCAGAGCCAAAAGTGGCTTGTCAACAGTCCAGGGGGACAGGGACAGGAGGGATACACTTCCTGCCTTCAGACACAGATACGCATTATCGTCTCACAACTGAAACTGAGGCCTCGTCATTTCCACCCTCCATATGTTCAGGTGATTCACATCTACCTGTgaatggcatatatatatatatatatatatatatatatatatatatatatatatatatattcaaggaaAGCAGTTAATGAGCATggcacatttccccttccttcccttttgcCCTGTTGGAATTAATAGTTCTGTGATAAGGTTATGAGGATGGGTAAGAAGAAAGCCTTCATGGTGTGGGGCATAGCATGTTGGACCAGCCCATCTTCACTCAGTTATGAGATACACAGAGTGGCTTTGGACTAGTCTGTGGCAGCCAGTATTTCTACCACTAAGCTTACACCATGATTATGAGGGGTAACATGGCACAACTCCTCCAGTCTTGTACCCAGTCTTGTGGCCTTGTGGAGAGCAAGATACAAAAATACAGTGTTAgataaatacaataacagatccAGTTCAGCACTTTGACAAATGCACAAAATTTCTTCAGAGAAGTCAGGATAAACAAATGAAAGACACTTGTAGTTACAAGTCTCAACTGCTGGCTTCTACTACTgggtaaaggaggacaggagagTTCAGTGGTTATATTGCTCAGTGTGTCTTTTGGGGGGGAGGTGTGCTACAAGCCAAATGGAGGAAGACATTTGTTTGTCCTCTTTCCATACCATTCCCACTCAGGAATTCCTCCAGGAACTCTTCCACAGTTCCAGGGTCCTTGAATATTTTGCAGCATTTGGAATAGTGGTAAAATGAGACCAGCACATCCTTGGGATTACGCAGAGTATAGATCACCTGTAGGAGAGGCAAgggtgacattgtgagagggcCACATCTCACCCTTCTCAGGAGGTGAAGGTGGGCTTGATATGAGAATTGTTGCTGCCTTACCTTAGCCTTGGACTGGAGAAATGACTTGGGGAAAAGCTGAAATGGCAAGTGAGAAGTGATGTGTCTGGGTCGAGGATATGCCAAGGCAATCTTCATACCATCACTAGCCTCAATCCATGGTGACCGTTCCCACGCAACTGAGCTGCGAACCCATGATGGGTCTCCATTGTGCCAGATCAAGCCCAAGATCTCCCCCATCCAATTGGTACCTGGAAGGGAGTCCAATAATCATACAGTTGCCTCTTCTTCCCATCCACTCTTGGTTCTGCaatagagggctcatctacaccaagcaggatattccactgaaagcggtatataaaagtcaggagccacactattgctttatagcagtattgaagtgcactgcaggatctacactactgctttatagtggtactgaagtgcgctgacaactgttggggcccatgacacatcttcaccaagcaggatattgcactatgaaagcagattattattattattattattattattattattattattattattattattattattggcatggGGCCACCCATtacgaccaatcagggggcaccattggCTCCTTCCTGCCTTCAGAGATGGATATGCATTATCATCATACAGCAGTGGAACTGAGGCCTCCCCATCTCCACCCTCCACCAGTTttattatgtgaactgcccagagagcttcagctatgaggcgatatataaatgcaaatcatcatcatcatcatcatggcacatttccccttccttcccttaaATAAATGCCCTTATTTCACTCTTGGTTTTGTCTAGGGAAAATCTAGGGAAAAACTAGAGATGACTATGGTGCATTGGTGGTCATAAGAACAGAATAGTCTTTGTGGATCGgagcaaagacctatctagtgtagcattttgttcctacagtgttcaaccagtagggtgaccataatttggaaaccaaaaaggaggataacatggccacgcccaacatgtccagcccacaACGGGACGtgcccactagggatgtgctccgctccgattaggagcgtagaagcagtagcggattggcctgctccgccttacccagaggcggagtaggagcggaccgcggaccccctagaagcaaggcgaagagaagcggccatttttcggagctccgagttcaggcggagcgctccggtcgccatcttgaaaacatttcgccataggattgcattgcggcaaataattgcgcataactacgttgtttttgaagctatcattctgaaaattcttgtgcacagagagtcgtggatgggggtcattttgagaccactctcacctctctgcattgtacgggtcacgggctatatttttgtgaaaatcgggtcaaccgcgcggctcaaactgcgttttcggcttttcgcccataggattgcattgagggaaagaatcggggataactggggggggggttaagctatcattctgaaaattcttgtgcacagagagtcgtggatgggggtcattttgagaccactctcaactttctgcatcgtacgggtcgcgggctaattttttgtgaaaatcgggtcaaccgcgtggctcaaactgcgttttcggcttttcgcccataggattgcattgagggaaagaatcggggataactgggggggggtttaagctatcattctgaaaattcttgtgcacagagagtcgtggatgggggtcattttgagaccactctcaaatTTCTGCATcttacgggtcgcgggctagaattttttaaaaaatcggcgggaaaaaaacctttttcaaagggctgaggggcagagtcagctctcggtcatgatgatcccaaagttggaggagggcataggcaaaacaggtaacttgggattctgggaaacttctctttcttcatctgaacgggcttttccccgtgttttttaacacacctcgcagggatgttgtgtgtggggtgcccgattttcaaaaattcgccaaaaatcaggggatgatgggattgctttgaaacttggcgtgcgtgtgtatatccccatgaggtgtcatggtgccaaacatgaggtttctaacttgaacagaaaaaaagttgtataattttttagctttcaatgcaagcctatgggggggggaaacggagctccggatccggatccggagctccgggcggagcggagcggaagtgggcggagcgggggcggggcggggcggcccgatccgaaaaatggcggatctgcaagtgaagcggagcagggggtccgtgcacacccctagtgcccacccaaatatggccttggtcacatgtctgatttcacagcacataattaagacatacctgttctatataacatcttaatgttaaaatcactggaatacagAACAGGTGAGGCATTGAATGTATCTGAAAATAAttccactcattcctacttttctagcttttgctatactttgaagcttttgctgttctctgtgtgatacattctccccttctctcaaatagCTTTTCTGACAGTTGCTCCAGTGGGAAGTCcacattgccctgctcgtgccctccgctccattaacaccatgtctcttacctgcccaagagtttccacatctctcgctcgtcttcgcccgttctcgctcgctgccccctatgcctggaattctcttccattgCATTTGAGGACCAcaatgtcaatttctgtttttaaatctcgcttggaaacatttcttttctcgaaagctttttaactgtagcgtcgtcatactagtctatatttcgttttaatgtccctacccctattggtttttcccctccctcccctgtctgttacgtaaattttaaattgtaagccataaagcagattgtcttgttttgttttattctgtacagcgccatgaaaattgatggcgctttataaaataataataataataataataataataataataataataataataataattgataacATCCTCCTGTGTATTTTGCCTAGCAAGTgttattcagaagcatactgatACTGTGGGTATAGcaatcatcatgactagtagccctaCTGCCCATGaatagaacataggaagagccatgctggatcagaccaaggtttcatctagtccagcattctgtttacacagtggtcaaccagtaaCCTTCTAGCAGGACATGGATACAACagcaccttcttcttctttttttataaatttttttattttctacaatacataaacatacacattacatcacataaaaaacacacaacatactacataattcagttgaatacaatatcttatcttaataacataatcaatacacctacagtgcaccccccaccacagGATCTCAtacctgattccagaatctcatactttcttctgctgctggattcccactccctttagaaaatacaaatattaggaactgtttccaaattccttcaaaatcatttgatttagctatacctcttctccatttaatattacttgttaatttatcattaatagctatatcccatacttctttataccattcttcaatagaatattccccttgtatcttccagttcctagctataattaatcttgctgcagtcaacaaattcgttatcagttccttaatttcctttttacatttaaaatcttcttcaaatagcgacagcaatgcaacttttggtgttctttctatcttcatttcaacaatttcttcaattcccaaaaacaccatcttccacaatttctgaacatagttacattcccaccacatatacaaatacgttcctttaaccccacaacctctccaacaattttctgtttgctgattgtttatcttgttcaatctaaccggttaggtaccacctccatacaattttataataattctcttttattcttactgacatatttctcaacgctctttgtttccatattccctcccaaccctgttgtcctatttgtaccttcaaatctgtctcccaaaccgttttacccgaattatccattgtccctttctccaccaatattctatatatttcgctcatcaacccttttaacactgttcttttccccctttccttatctttcttatctattaattcttcaaactttgttaattctctacactctccattatctcttacccactttttagtccattgttctaattgcctataatttaaccaagttaactttttatccttcaagacctcttctatatcctctcttgtacccattcctcttaaccaatctcttaattcattttatttttttctattaaaactttgcttaatctactctttaattcctctgggaaattcttcaacaatattaccggtgacaagggagagctgctcggaagcagcgcccctttatatttactccaaatttcccagtgagacctcaaaagcggattatttataccttccacccatttttttttccttccataaaaaaaacattttctaatttagtctctatgttactcatgttcttttcttccatccaatctaagttccctaatcctaaaattgcctccactatatagcttaatctattggctacataatataatgtaatattcgggagacccaatcctccctttttttgactcaaataccatttacttttatttaccctcgctttcttatcaccattacaaaagttatttataatcctttgccaactttttaactctagttctgaaatttttattggtagcatcctaaacacaaaatttatctttgctaaaatcttcatttttattaatgctattcttccaaaccaggataaatttaaccttttatatttttccaattttactaaaatctcttttttaaaaacatttaaattttctttctctaaactctctaacttctgcgtaatttttattcccaaatatctaatctgagtcttaactctcatttctcttcccctttcttcccaatctttctcttcttttttagtataattaaacagcaactgcACCTTCTTGACCATGTCCTCCAGAAACTGGTATATAtaagcttacagcctctgatactgggataTAAGGAATGAAAGTTGTAAATCATGAAGTGGGTTGGAAGAGGTAAATATATTGTTGTTCAATGTTtattgcatgtttcacatttgACATAAGTGTAATAACACACATTATCATGCAAGCCTGGGCCCATGTAAGACTACTAGTCCAGGAACATAACAGCACCACTGACCTGATTTAGGATAAGTAACATTCAGTACATCGTCGTCCAACAGTTGGAATTCATTTTCCACAAAGTTGAGTGTTTCCACATCATACCCTTTATTTGGGAAAAGGATTCCCTTGTGGGTGAAATACAGTGCAGATGACATTGGGGGAAAAACCTTATCtggaagagaaatagagagaCATGCAGCAATCTTGTCACCAGACACCTCTGGTGTCCTTCCAGAGGCGTCTGGTGCCAAGAGGTCTCaggcaggtggtggcagtggggatGAGGGAGGTAAGcctttgtaaacacacacacacacacaccagttactCAGCTAGCTAGtggattttcattcttttcttttcttttcttttcttttgagcaaATGAAAACTGCCATTTAAATTGCCGTTCAAGCACAAATCAATTTCTCTAAATTGAAACTACAgtgtatataataaaaataaaagaatccattaaaataaaagagagtagTAGTACAGTACTTTCAATGCCCCCAACGGCTTGCGGCAAGGTTACctcaaggaatgcctcctcccatatgtacctgcccagaccctaagacaatcctcaggggtccttctgcatgAGCCCTTGGCATTTACAGGACAATTCCACAAAGCCTAAAATGCAGAATGCAGTTCTGTGAATTGATGGTCTCCCTAAATTCAGGAAGTGGAGAACTCACCTCTCGCGGTTCCAGACAAGCTGGACTTTAAAAGAGGACAAACCTCATTCCCCACACCAACACGTAATCCCCCTCCTCAATAGCCCCAAATGCCTCACTCACCAATGAATTCAGCTTGCTTTTTACGGTCTCTCCCATCCACTACTTTTGGACTTTGCTGGCACAGGAAAGGGAACACAGGAACTCCGGCATCAGTACTTAGAGTTCCAAAGTTCTTCTGGCATCATTAGATATGATAAAAACACTCCAGAGTCAGGAGAAATAAATGGGCTGGCAGTGTCCTCTCTTTAGAGCTGATTAAATGAATTTTGCAGTCCCATCTTtgcaatgcatatatttaaagaaCATGTCAGCTATATGGAGGCATTTGCCTATGACACAAGTGGGGTGAaagttgtcacggaggcccaagctgcctttagaaagaatcactctggcggaagcctttgctcttggatcttgtgacctTGTGCCTtaacgcctggattctgattcctgtcttgattcctggaccccgtgaccacgtctgcctactctggattcctgcttcgaccttggaccggtttgtgactatgtcttgcctgttgttgcccctgactctggactgtgttactggtttgtcgctgactgttggctgtgtttgaacttggactgcattatcgaatctcctctttgccacgctcccttgactttggactggacattgactactctacaagcctgctccttgaactgttcctgttccttgacttttgcagtcaaacccccattttcccctcctttccctgcactgtttagcttctgtaaataaacaccttcattgcctagctaccggctggtcttatctttctttgtcaagccatttggcggctttcccggacatatagttttctccaaggccagatgcaatgtttattctattgaattacttcagggcggATTTGCTGGTGTCCCtcatcaggaacgacggtgcccctgtaagaatatggaagtggagacgatggagcctatccttctgtcctgtagcttttataatcaggcccgccatcttatgatcaccccattgttgagtaaactgtccagaagtccagacaaattttatgttaagtttctgttggaagacaagtcctcaagagtaactttggctgttgctaaatttcttacagtggcggccaggattagagctctacCTTCCTTAGAGTGGTCTGTGCTCAATGAACAAGACAATCTTAGCTTGTTCATTAAGGATATTTCtaaaaatgggaagggaaggaggcacaGGAAAGGGAACACAGGAACTCCGGCATCAGTACTTAGAGTTCCAAAGTTCTTCTGGCATCATTAGATATGATAAAAACACTCCAGAGTCAGGAGAAAATAAATGGGCTGGCAGTGTCCTCTCTTTAGAGCTGATTAAATGAATTTTGCAGTCCCATCTAtgcaatgcatatatttaaagaaCACGTCAGCTATATGGAGGCATTTACCTATGACACGAGTCGGGTGAaagttgtcacggaggcccaagctgcctttagaaagaatcactccacctctgatcatggtctgattctttttcacttagcggagaaacctcttaaatttctacgtaacaaactgtttgtcgccttcatggatctgaagtccgctttcgactccatccctagaactaaactatgggagaaattagatgaaatcctggtggacaaaagacttcttaatcttataatggttctatatagcgacagcaggatgcgagttagatgtggcacacagggggcgttactagacgaggctctagcgcgcgttaccttccgcagtcacgtcgaggcttccagatgacgttcacgaggatccgccgttatcccgcggtgaagcctctttctcccgactttaaaaaagtgagttttaggacgccttttcctgctgtcccgcggtaattcggagtacgtgtgggaggatgtgaggtcactgcggtccggactgggcaggaaaaggcgtgctaagggggagtggtcagcggcttcggtcaagccgcctccgccatttgcgcgcagtccggcagctggggcagcgcggcggagcggctttttttttttatttccccagtgacagtttgcgcaggaacggaggaccacaaaagtggctggtgactccttgcggtgggcagctaccgtggccgcataatggcggtgctgtacgctgcctgttagtgtgggtaccaggctggcagagggcagagctgtttgtgggctgctgccatggctacggccagatgtgggttggctccttgggatggggcacagggcacagaggcggtcatcgccgccgacacctcagaggcatgatgggagatgtaggcacagagtggccatgcagacgattgacctcgggtcatatgacacccgccacgacccccatcaggaagtgagcgcatcaatgttgaccctcaacagcaccagcagcacttcggctggcactggcactgccgccgctgccgccgccagggccggcggcggcatcgctgacggctgcgcaagtttgcggtctttcggacgtgcgcaaaccgtgcagcgagcgaaaaaaaaagccgcggcaatcaggccggtgtggctgcgcaaccgttctcgcggcggcagcagcacaaccggcgcaaacttccgccacaaatcgaaggcaggtgtggatgatgaggcgtcacggctgaacgggaaaagccgctttcaccgctcctcaacgacggaacacccggtacgtctagcaacgcccagggacagctttcaaatgaaattcttatgtctagaggagtaagacagggctgtatcctaacacctacgctatttaacctatacataaatgatattgaggaggccctgtctgaccatgaaggacatttgcccaaacttggcgcaaggaaaattcctattttactttacgcagacgatgctgttattctctcccgctctagacctggtttgaaacatcttttaattaaattctccaacttttgtttgaccagcgatctgaaaattaattttgagaaatctaaagtcatgttctttgaaaatagattttctcaacgtcggtggtcccttgacgggcatatcctggaacaggtgaaaaatttctcttacctggggctgttattccatcataccctgtcctggagtgcccatagatcggccacccttaataaagcttcagtcagttcaggcGCAATAAcatgctttttctttactaaagggggaatgtttataccatctgctatcaaagtgtttaatgtcaagtctgcagcccagcttttatatgcctccaacattTTGATAGGGGGGtgaacatctgagatagataggctacatACAAGGTTtatgaggacccttcttcaacttccAAAATGTGTCCCTAATtccgtacttttgttggaaaccaggggaaagctctctttcgcttagggcttggtggtctgccttaaaattttggatggaagttagactttttgggaggggctcaggtctgctttcatgtttggctctggacaactatgtgaatagctggtccaagcttcttgccaggaaggcagcttcaatcggtctctcctcatccctcctccttaatctgggcttgaattttgcttttaaatctgtcaaacaaaggttgtgggatatagccttctgtgacttacgtactcgctcttatgtttcttgctctcccagtgcattgcatgttcattacgttgggcctcttcagctggctgactatctaaagaacctgtcagtggctaaatattgtattgttttctccaaggccagatgcaatgtttattctattgaattacttcagggcggatatgctggtgtccctcatcaggaacgacggtgcccctgtaagaatatggaagtggagacgatggagcctatccttctgtcctgtagcttttataatcaggcccgccatcttatgatcaccccattgttgagtaaactgtccagaagtccagacaaattttatgttaagtttctgttggaagacaagtcctcaagagtaactttggctgttgctaaatttcttacagtggcggccaggattagagctctctgtgtattagatgaaagttgataatatctctaactgtatgatttcatgtttgattcttgttttctcatggatctatggataaCAATAAAGTAGTATGGTATATGGAGGCATTTGCCTATGACACGACTGGGGTGAAAGTGGGTTGTGTGAGAGCAGCCCTGAATCATAGGCCATGGCAAATTCAGCTCCTGCCATCTGGGTCCTCGGCAGGCCAACAGAACTTCCAAGACCCTTTCTCCAATCTTCACACCGAACACATAAAGATCGAGGAAGTAGCCAAGTAGGTGGAGTGTGCATGCGGACATACATGCCCCATTCCCACTTCAGCCATACTCATGTGGCTGGGCCATCACCAGTCTCCAAAGCATCTCACGTTTTCCCATTAATAATGACAAGGCctttctctcggtcccaccagcagcagcacccccaatGACAGGCGGGTcatatgcgcatatgcgcatccttaatttaattctttttttaaataaattaaattagaaatgtgcatatgcgcatcctttaataaaaatattgtttcaaaaaaagttttcacttgaggtaggttgcatgtaataccACAGAAATAacgtttttaaaatgagaaagatttaacacattccattcaccaggcattcctacactttcctcaagagacagacaactccaacaatccacaaaccactctctctgaagaactcccgccacaaagagttggaattaagagcatgtgcataaaggaatgttagctagggaggcgcataaaatacaaaaacaaggaagtgggaggcgcagagaaaggacagtttgGGAATTGAAAGGTTCagagaaacgagaagaagaaacaacaccgacaacggggcaacgaacagtgtgctccgcaacaacgttaaaagaaaaggtaagtaacactactgagcaacggtatacacaaggtagcgatacaactTACAACGTCACaagggctcaaaaaatcgatataagcagaagtgtagatccacactgtGACATCACGCAGACAGCTGAGGGGCAAGCAAGGCTAAGCTTGAAGTGAGCCTAGAATTGAACATAGAATGTATCCATGCATCTTTGGGCATGTTTGCTCTCCTCCCCTGTTTGGACTgtgaaattcctgctcagctTCCTTCACACCTGGAGAAATAACACTACCCTGGTAATACAGCCTAATGATTTATTAGAAGGAACCTGAGCCATATGAggcacagacagaaagaaaacagaacagcagaagcagcagtctGGCCTTCTTCAGTCCCATGGGAAAGTCACACTCACTCGCCGCATCTTCTCCTGATAAACGCGGTCAAAGCGTTCATTCTGTGCCACTGTCAGGTGGTTCTTCCAGTCCCCGACGATCCCTAGAAGACCACAAGAGCAAGCAGTAAATGCAAAGAAGTTGAACCGGCAAACAGAAATGAGTGACCCTTTAAAGGCTGAccctacctttaggcagagtgaggaaggATATGGATGATGGTCGGCAGCAGGGGCAGCCCTCCAACCTGGCTGATCCACCACCTACTATTATGATGTCCTTCTGAGCCACCCCCCCATCAGTGCTTGTCCTCTGTGTATTCTTTAATGG contains the following coding sequences:
- the LOC134408025 gene encoding LOW QUALITY PROTEIN: sulfotransferase 2B1-like (The sequence of the model RefSeq protein was modified relative to this genomic sequence to represent the inferred CDS: inserted 1 base in 1 codon) gives rise to the protein MSSALYFTHKGILFPNKGYDVETLNFVENEFQLLDDDVLNVTYPKSGTNWMGEILGLIWHNGDPSWVRSSVAWERSPWIEASDGMKIALAYPRPRHITSHLPFQLFPKSFLQSKAKVIYTLRNPKDVLVSFYHYSKCCKIFKDPGTVEEFLEEFLSGNVVYGSWFDHVKXWLEVKGRPNAFFNSYEDLQQDLRGSVEKICHFLGKELNSQQIDSVVENASFQKMKDNPKSNFTTLPDDFLDHKKGKLLRKGIVGDWKNLLTVAQSERFDRVYQEKMQGVNVTISWD